The nucleotide window ACTTCAATAATAGAATTGCGAGACGCGGATAATTTGGTGGTGACCAAATTATTTTTTGAAAGGCCTTCGCATTTAAATTTTGAAAAAACCAAAGAATTGTTGCTGATTATTGTGATTGCCACTTTGATAAGTCTTATCTCAGCAATTCATTATTTCAGAAAATGGGTGTATAAACCATTGAAACTAGTTACCACTATTTTGGAAAGTGACCGTGAAATATCAATCTATCAATTAAAGAAAGAGCCTGGAGAATTTGGTTATATAGGCAATTTGTTTGAAGATCATAGAAAGAATAGGTCCCAATTGGAAAAATCAAAGGAAAAAGCCGAAGAAAGCGATAAGTTGAAATCAACTTTCTTGGCCAATCTATCGCATGAGATTAGAACCCCGATGAATGCGATTATTGGCTTTTCGGATTTACTGTTGGATGAAAAGTTGAGTGATGAATTCAAGAAAAAATACCTTAAAATTATTAACAGCAGCGGCAAAAGTCTCGTGTCCATTATTGAAGATCTAATTGAGATGTCCAAAATCGAAGCCAAACAAATAGCTCCAAAATTTAAAGGGGTTAATATTGAAAAATGCTTAAATGAATTATTCAATACGTTGAAGGTTACTATTCCCGATGATAAAAACATAAGATTTTATCAGCAGGAAAGTAATTTTAAGCTAACGAATGATATCTTGACCGATGAAATAAAATTAAAACAAGTCATAATTAATTTGTTGACCAATGCGATAAAATTCACTGAAAATGGCCATGTTGCGTTTGGGTACAGCGTTTTTTCCGATCAAAAGTTTTTGGAATTTAGGGTAGAAGATACAGGGATTGGGATTGTCAAAAAAGATTTGAATGTCATATTTGATCGCTTTAGAAGGGTTGAAGATGATTATTCTATTTCACTAAGCGGTTTGGGATTGGGATTGTCGATTTCCAAAGCTTATGTGGAAATGCTAGGTGGCGAAATTACCGTAGAATCGGTTTTTGGCGGGGGATCGGTCTTTAAGTTTACGATTCCGCTACGTTATGACGTCACGGTTCATGAGGATGATGAAAGCTTACCAATAATGGCATTTAATGATACTGAAGGTAAGACCATTTTGGTAGCCGAAGATGACAATATTAATTTTTTGCTGCTTAAAACCATTTTGCAAAAGAAAAAACATACTGTTTTGAGAGCTAAAAATGGACAGGAAGTCGTCGATATTAATGCCTCAAATCCAAATATCGATTTGATTTTCATGGATATAAAAATGCCGGTTATGGACGGTTACGAAGCTTTTGAAATCATAAAAAAAGAAACTCCGGAACGAATTGTCATTGCACAAACGGCACATTCTTCTGCTGAAGTGAAAGAAAGAATCCTGAAGGCTGGTTTTTCAGGTTATATCACCAAGCCGCTGGATAAAGAAAAAATATTCGAATTAATCAACAAGACTTTTCAAAATAATGTCATTAGTTGATTTTGGTCTTTTAAAAAAAAACAGGGTTTCATCTGAAACCCTGTTTTTTTAATTTTTATGTAATTTGTTAGTTAAGTATTAAGTACAAGGTCATAACTATAAAGATAATCTTCCCTAACAAAACCCATTTTTTGGTATAATTTCTGAGCCACCGTATTGTTTTTTGCCGTTCTTAATCGTACGTCATGTGAGCCAATCTCTTTGGCGAATTCAACAGTTTTTGCAATTAATTTTTCCCCAATCCCTTTTTTTCTTGCGGAAGAATCCACAAAAATATCGTTTAGAATTAAAATTTTGTTAAGTGCCAAAGATGAAAAAGTTATATAATTCAATACAAAACCAACTAGTTTTTCTTTATTATCTTCATCGCAGGCCACAAAAATTGTAGCTTCATCGTTTTCTAATCGTTCTTTTAAGTAAGCGTAATGCTTATCATAATTAGAAGGGTTCTTATAGAAAACAACATATTGATCAAAGAGATTTGTCAATTGTTCTAAATCTTGGAGGTTGGCTTTGCGTATCATGTCTAGTTAGTTTTTGAGGTTGGAAAACTAAATTTACAAAAAAAAATATATTTTCAAGCTGTTGATCTATAGATTGTGGTTTGAATTCTTCTTTTTGGTGGTAAATTTGTTAAAATATTGCATTATGATAAATGAAACACTGCAGTTTTGTATGAATAATTTTTGAAAAGAGATATAACAACTTAACCGGAATCGGTAATTTAAGAAGTAAACAAATGAGTACAACAGTTAAAATATTTAAGTCTATAAATCCGTTCACGCAAACCGTTATTGCGGAACATGAAGTTTTATCCAATTCTGAATTGGGACAAAAACTAAAATTATCGGAATTCGCATTTAAGAACTGGCGTAATTCTACTTTTCAGGAAAGAGCAGAAAAAATGAAAAAGCTAGCCGAAATATTGAAGGCAGACAAAGAAAAACTAGGATTATTAATTACCAATGAAATGGGTAAGATTCTTCCTGAGGCAATTTCTGAAGTTGAAAAATCGGCTGGAAATTGCGATTTCTATGCCGAAAATGCTGAAAAAATGCTTAAAGATGAGTATTATGACACACCTTTCAAAAGTATGTCTGTTTACGATCCAATGGGGGCAGTGTTTGCTATTATGCCTTGGAATTACCCTTTTTGGCAAGTGTTGCGTTATGCAGCGCCGGCAATTATGGCTGGTAATGTTACACTTTTAAAGCATGCACCAAATGTTGTAGGGTGTGCCAAAGCCATTGAAAAAGCTTTTCTCGAAGCTGGTTTCCCCGAAGGCGTTTTTCAACAAATTAATATTGATATTCCGCAAGTAGAAAGCGTGATTGCTTCTGATGTTGTTTCAGGAGTTACCTTAACAGGGAGTGAAATGGCAGGATCGTCTGTTGCAGCTTTGGCGGGAAAATATATAAAAAAATCGGTCATGGAGTTGGGTGGTTCAGATGCTTTTATCATTTTGAATGATGCAGATTTGGAAAAAGCAGCAGCAGTTGCCGTCAAATCCAGAATGCTCAACGCAGGCCAAGCTTGTATTTGTGCAAAGCGCTTTATTGTTACAGAAAAAGTGGCTGATGAATTTGCAGCCCTTTTTGCTGATAAGGTAAAGGTTTTACAGCAGGGGAATCCACTACAACAAGGAATTCATTTAGGACCTCTGGGAAGAATAGATTTGGCTGAGAAGTTAAGTTATCAATTAGAAAATTCATTAAAGCAAGGAGCTGAATTAGTAACAGGAGGAGAACGAGACCATTGTAATTTTCAGCCTACATTAGTTGATTTTGTAGATTGTAATAATATTGTTTTCAAAGAAGAGACTTTTGGGCCATTGGCGACTATTATTAGAGCAAAGGATGAAAATAACGCAATTGAAATTGCAAACAACCATCGATATGGATTGGCATCGGCAATTTGGACCGAAGATAGAGAGCGGGCATCTATTTTGGCCAGGAAAATTGAAGCTGGCAATGTTTTTGTCAATTCTTTGGTTCGATCTGATTCCAGAATCCCATTTGGAGGTATCAAAAAATCCGGATACGGGAGAGAGTTGTCCGAGATAGGAATTAAGGAGTTTGTGAATATGAAGTCGGTAATTATTGAGTGATTTTTTAAGAGTGTCTTTTTGGATTTTATAAATCAACAAAATTATTTATATTTTTTATACCCCCTAAAAATTTAGGGGGTATTGTTTTTTATTTATATTTTAATTTGTATTTTTTGATTTTTAAAAACATATAATTGGGATTTAAGTTTAATTTTTTTGGGGTAATTTTTGAAAAAAGCCATTATTGAATTTTTAAAATAATCACAAAAAAATAGGAATTGCACATTATTTTTGGATGATTTTCGGATATCGATAATTCTTTTCTGAAAGTTTAAAAAAAATTTTTCTGTTAAGTAAAAGTTAATAATTTCGTCTCAAGAAAGAAAAAAAATAACGTAAAAACCGAGGATTTTTTACCCAATTCGAGTTACTAATTAAAACCAATTAAACATGAGAAAAGTTATTACCATTTTATTTTTAACATTGGCAACAAGTTTAACTTTTGCACAAGACGCTCCAGAATCTACTCCATTACAAATTTCAGGTTCGGGGGATTTATATTATAAATACGATTTTGCAAAAACACAAAATATTAAAACAAGCTTTGGTACAGACCAAAATTCGGTTTCTTTGGGGATGCTAGACATTGCTTTGAAGAAAAGCATTAAAAAAGTGTCTTTCGTTGGTGAAGTATCTTTTGGTCCAAGAGGGCAATACCAATCAATACCAAATGGTGATGGAACTGATGGAAATTCATTCCACATTCAAAATTTGTATGCAACCTTTGCAGCTACTGATAAACTTAGTTTCACAGCTGGATATATGGGAACTTTTGTGGGTTATGAGGTTATTTCACCTTTGGGTAATTTCTCTTATTCTACTTCTTATTTGTTTACTAACGGACCATTCCAAAATGCTGGAGTTAAAGCAAACTACAAAATTTCGGATAAATTTGGTGCAATGGTAGGTATATTTAATGATTCTTGGAACAGCTATAAAGCAGATCCAATCAAAGGATTGAATGCAGTAGGAGGACAATTGTCTTTCGTGTCTGGAGGAACAAGTGCTTATTTTAATGTAATGGATGGTTCTGTTAGTGGTACTATTTTGGACTTGACAGCAACTTTCCAACTTTCTGAAAAATTCAAATTAGGTTTGAATGCTGCTGATTTTTCAAATAAAAATGATGTAGGATATACTGGAGCTGCGTTGTACCCATCTTATTCTTTTAGTGATGCATTTGCTTTGGGATTACGTGCAGAGTATTTCAAATATAAAGAAGGTTCAGGGGATACAGATGTAACTGCTTTTACATTGTCAGGAAACTACAAAGTAAGTGGTTTGACTATTATTCCTGAGTTCAGAATTGATTCTAATTCAGATAAAGTTATGTTCGTTAATTCAGATATGAACCCAACTAGTTCAGCTTCACAAGTACTTTTAGCCGTAGTTTACGGATTCTAGTCAAAGCATTTATTTTAGTTTAGACTTATATAAAATAATAAAAGTATATTTTTTTTTTGCTGTCAAAATCCATTCGTGGTTTTGGCAGCTTTTTTTATTTGTTTGAAATTTAACTCAATCAGCTTAGTAAATTTAAAAGAGCAGTACTGATTCGCTCTTTGTCTGAATCGGTAAGATTGGAGCCAGATGGCAAGCTTAATCCTTTTTCAAACAATGTTTCGGAAACGTTATTTCCATAAAAAGGATAGTCTTTATAAAGCGGTTGTAAGTGCATTGGCTTCCATAAGGGTCTGCATTCTATATTGGAATCCAGTAAGGCTAATCGGATGGTTTCCCGATTGATCCCGTTTTTGGTTTCATCAGGATTTACAAGTATAGAAGTCAGCCAGTAATTGGAAAAATAGTCTGGACTAGAGGTTGAGAAAACTGAAATTTCAGGTGTCTTTTCAAAAAGAGCTACATAAAAATCATGCATCTCTCGTCTTAAGATAATATGTTCGTTCAATACTTTCATTTGGCCTCGACCAATACCTGCGTTGATATTACTCATTTGATAATTGTATCCTAATTCGCTGTGCTGATAATGAGGAGCTTCATCTTTTGATTGCGAAGCTAGAAACTCTGCTTTTTTCTTTAATTCATAATTTTGAGTGACAATGGCTCCACCTCCAGATGTAGTTATAATTTTGTTTCCGTTGAATGAAAAAACACTAATATCTCCAAAAGTACCACACTTTTGTCCTTTATAACAGCTTCCAAGAGCTTCGGCACTGTCTTCCAAAATAGGGATATTGTATTTATTAGCGATCGTTCTTATTTCGTCAATTTTATAAGGAACGCCATATAAATGTACTGTGATTATCGCTTTTGGTTTTTTTCCTTTGGAAATCGTATCCAAAATAGCTTCCTCCAAAGCAATCGGACAAAGATTCCAGGTTTCAAGTTCGCTGTCAACAAAAACAGGTGTTGCGCCTAAGTAGAGAATAGGATTTGCCGATGCTGCAAATGTGAATGATTGACAAATGACAATGTCGTCCTTTTTTACGTTTAGAAGAATTAAACCCAAATGAATAGCCGAAGTTGCCGAGTTTAGAGCTGTAACAAAAAGATTTTTAGATAAATATTTTTCCAAATCATTTTCAAATTCGGTAATGTTTGTCCCAACTGGAGCAATCCAATTAGTGTCAAAAGCTTCTTGTATGTATTCTAATTCGGTTCCTCCCATATGAGGAGAGGATAACCATATCTTTGGTTGGTTCATTGTCTTTGGGTGAAACTCACAGAATGAATTAAATATGTAAAAATAGCCTTTTTTGAAAAAAGTTTGAAAATGTACTGAACGGTTAGTTGTTTCGGTAACAAAAAAAGCTTTTTGAATCGACCAAAAAGCTTTTTTAGATTAAGTGTAAAATTTTATTTTTTGTAAATCGAGTA belongs to Flavobacterium aquiphilum and includes:
- a CDS encoding ATP-binding protein codes for the protein MRLTLKLTTYFKMLLLIIGICSLFLLLFLSLYLYVGQQEKDVFKVNSNQYKTEVSKLFDFNSKTQVVTINDLTYWDSLVKFTKTKDTVWYNTHIVNEFPTYEVDYIAIYGLDKKNIAHTSNPNFKSNNFIPVQAMMHLYKKKFSKFYMRIPEGVVEVFGGTIHASNDPKKVKSKPAGYMFMARILNQKYFKNLEDMCSSKIKFLDKKVIPHNIGNKKVTSIIELRDADNLVVTKLFFERPSHLNFEKTKELLLIIVIATLISLISAIHYFRKWVYKPLKLVTTILESDREISIYQLKKEPGEFGYIGNLFEDHRKNRSQLEKSKEKAEESDKLKSTFLANLSHEIRTPMNAIIGFSDLLLDEKLSDEFKKKYLKIINSSGKSLVSIIEDLIEMSKIEAKQIAPKFKGVNIEKCLNELFNTLKVTIPDDKNIRFYQQESNFKLTNDILTDEIKLKQVIINLLTNAIKFTENGHVAFGYSVFSDQKFLEFRVEDTGIGIVKKDLNVIFDRFRRVEDDYSISLSGLGLGLSISKAYVEMLGGEITVESVFGGGSVFKFTIPLRYDVTVHEDDESLPIMAFNDTEGKTILVAEDDNINFLLLKTILQKKKHTVLRAKNGQEVVDINASNPNIDLIFMDIKMPVMDGYEAFEIIKKETPERIVIAQTAHSSAEVKERILKAGFSGYITKPLDKEKIFELINKTFQNNVIS
- a CDS encoding GNAT family N-acetyltransferase → MIRKANLQDLEQLTNLFDQYVVFYKNPSNYDKHYAYLKERLENDEATIFVACDEDNKEKLVGFVLNYITFSSLALNKILILNDIFVDSSARKKGIGEKLIAKTVEFAKEIGSHDVRLRTAKNNTVAQKLYQKMGFVREDYLYSYDLVLNT
- a CDS encoding NAD-dependent succinate-semialdehyde dehydrogenase; protein product: MSTTVKIFKSINPFTQTVIAEHEVLSNSELGQKLKLSEFAFKNWRNSTFQERAEKMKKLAEILKADKEKLGLLITNEMGKILPEAISEVEKSAGNCDFYAENAEKMLKDEYYDTPFKSMSVYDPMGAVFAIMPWNYPFWQVLRYAAPAIMAGNVTLLKHAPNVVGCAKAIEKAFLEAGFPEGVFQQINIDIPQVESVIASDVVSGVTLTGSEMAGSSVAALAGKYIKKSVMELGGSDAFIILNDADLEKAAAVAVKSRMLNAGQACICAKRFIVTEKVADEFAALFADKVKVLQQGNPLQQGIHLGPLGRIDLAEKLSYQLENSLKQGAELVTGGERDHCNFQPTLVDFVDCNNIVFKEETFGPLATIIRAKDENNAIEIANNHRYGLASAIWTEDRERASILARKIEAGNVFVNSLVRSDSRIPFGGIKKSGYGRELSEIGIKEFVNMKSVIIE
- a CDS encoding outer membrane beta-barrel protein, which translates into the protein MRKVITILFLTLATSLTFAQDAPESTPLQISGSGDLYYKYDFAKTQNIKTSFGTDQNSVSLGMLDIALKKSIKKVSFVGEVSFGPRGQYQSIPNGDGTDGNSFHIQNLYATFAATDKLSFTAGYMGTFVGYEVISPLGNFSYSTSYLFTNGPFQNAGVKANYKISDKFGAMVGIFNDSWNSYKADPIKGLNAVGGQLSFVSGGTSAYFNVMDGSVSGTILDLTATFQLSEKFKLGLNAADFSNKNDVGYTGAALYPSYSFSDAFALGLRAEYFKYKEGSGDTDVTAFTLSGNYKVSGLTIIPEFRIDSNSDKVMFVNSDMNPTSSASQVLLAVVYGF
- a CDS encoding DegT/DnrJ/EryC1/StrS family aminotransferase, with translation MNQPKIWLSSPHMGGTELEYIQEAFDTNWIAPVGTNITEFENDLEKYLSKNLFVTALNSATSAIHLGLILLNVKKDDIVICQSFTFAASANPILYLGATPVFVDSELETWNLCPIALEEAILDTISKGKKPKAIITVHLYGVPYKIDEIRTIANKYNIPILEDSAEALGSCYKGQKCGTFGDISVFSFNGNKIITTSGGGAIVTQNYELKKKAEFLASQSKDEAPHYQHSELGYNYQMSNINAGIGRGQMKVLNEHIILRREMHDFYVALFEKTPEISVFSTSSPDYFSNYWLTSILVNPDETKNGINRETIRLALLDSNIECRPLWKPMHLQPLYKDYPFYGNNVSETLFEKGLSLPSGSNLTDSDKERISTALLNLLS